The genomic interval ACCTCACACTTTACTTTAATTTTGTCAGCaacaaaaaaatagtaaaaaatacaaagCTTTCTATATCAAATTGAAGATCAGTGTTATCTTTGGAAGTGAAACTGTTTTATATcaacaacatttctttttaatatacaCGAATTGTCTAGTTATAAAAACAACTTGACCTCGTATAATGGTTTGTTAGTAGGTTAACGTATTAAGTACTTAACCAACTAATGACAATTTCCTAGaacttaatttgattttgattgttGTAGTgttaagtgtttcttttttttcttgaaaacttccTTGTGTTGTCACTTCTGTTCATCGTAACAGGTCACTTGCCTTGAAATAAAGAACTGCGTGAAGTTGTaattacatttgaaatacaaCATTCTCAAAACGCGGATGTTGCGTTGCACGAAATGCAGCATTCgtctttgaaattttaaagaaaagaaaaaataaaaaaataaatgtcacgACCTTCGACTTTTAACAAAGTAAAATTAATGTCGTGCTCGATATTTGATATCTGAATTGTGtctttttatgaaagaaaaagataTATGTCGCACAGTACCACATTGGACATAATGGCAAAATCTAATATGtccattgctttttaaaaacgGCAAAGGACTTCAGAACTATGCTGTAATATCTGAGAACGAGTTCCTGAGGCACAGAATCAAAGCTGACTCTTATCGAACGCGTCATCATTTTACGTATggcttttcagctcacctgaaccaaagatTAAGCGTGAGCTATTGTTACTGTCCGTCGACCGACGGCTGGCGTTGTGTTTAAATATTTCCGCTTGACAGATTAAATTAGGAACTGACAgagctgaaaaaagaaaacaacaacactttAAACGATTTCTCCTCATGAATGGATGGATGGATCATctccaaactttgtctgtagcattcaTTTAAGATCTTGTCTCATACTTGTTACCTTTGACTGATACTAGGGACTCTTAAATAGAATCGCCTTTAAACGACTACGTCTTATTAACCACTTGATGGTTCATCAcgaaacttagtctgtagcatcattgtaaggttgtTCAAACGGTTTAGCTTTACTGATACTAGGcgctgtcagagctaaaaatgaaatcacctttaaatgacttcttcttctGAACCGCTTTATGGATCACCAAACTTAGTCTTTAGCATTctttaaggtcctctctcaattttgttcaaatggttccactttaCTTGTTGAAAGGGCCGCcggagctaaaaaaaaaataattgaaaaaacctttataacttcttctcatgaactgattGATGGATTATCACAAGATTTTGTCTGTAGCAtacttgtaaggtcctctctcatttgtgttcaaataagcttgaatcttttaggggctgccggaactaaatatagatttttaaaaaatcaacatagtgttTACTATTCATGATTTAGTGTGTCATTCATATCAAGGTCAAAATGTCAATGTCAGGTGAGCGGCTGTGGGTCACAACATGCATAAAAGCACCGTTTGCAGTTACTGGAATGACCTATGGTTGGAAACCAATGCACGGTTAAGGATCATTTCTTATAATGGAGAAgcctatataaatatatgtattcaGGCTGTaaattgtcttttttattacattaaaaatgtCTACTGTAATATGTGCTTTATCATGTTCACTCTAACAATTTCTATCGTTTTCATTTGTAAAGTCGCGTGTGATTCGATGGACAACTACTCGTATTCATCATGCATTGGAATTCGACTACAGTTTGATAAACCATGAAAATTCCATTGTCACGAAATAATATGTGTTTAAACTACTGAAACATTTGTTAAGCAAAATGAGACATGCATTTTCTTCTCTTGTAAGATtagatattatacatgtattcttGAAGATgtgatttatctttttattgctAATTTTTATTTATCACTATTTTCCAtcagtgtaaaatgaaaatatgcatCTTGAATTATTCAAGcaataaaaaatacaataaaacaagccGAGAAAAGGAGTTTTCAATTCAATAACACAATCCACAGAAAAGAGTGTATGTgggttcgggtttaacgtctttttccacaatttttcagtaatataaacgacggtgtctacttgtagtagtgagcacaatgcccaactttatagtgctggcttactagaatatcacgccgtataTAGTGgtcatgataccccacccagtcacattatactgacaccgggttgaCCAGTCATAGTTCTATGCTTTTTATGCTGAGCGCCAATCGAGGAAGCTACTAGAAccattttacgtctttggtatgacgcggccagggatcaatcccacgacctcccacactcgaagcggaagctctatcactaggctacccAGGCGGTTCCACAGAAAAGATATTTCAGAGAAACattgcatgtacatgtaaaataatgaaataaaggcAGCTGGAAATAGGTAACAAGGGCATTAGAATCACAAAAAGCCGCTTTCAGTTCAATGAAACTGATTATTCTTAAACATGAGGTACTGCTTTGGAAACAAGAATGGTACCTGTTTTTTCAATCTATTTATGGGTAAAGAGTATCTATAGAAACCACTTATCTGATTACGGTTTTTTAGATGacatttttttcatctgaaataATTCAGACAGAGGAAAGATTAATAGACAGTTTTGACAGATTGACATATTTAACAGCTTTCATGATACTATAAAATTTGCATATGATTACTTTAAACCTACAgctactgataaaataaaataaaaatggtacTTCGCATACTAGTATCAATGAAAAATAGATACTGTCATCAGTACATACAATTTTCATCATGTCTCTTGTTAAGAGTCAGTCTTAGCGTCGTTTTAGGAGTATTACTTTGGATTATACCATTTTTGACGAGGGAATGGTCAAACTCAGTGAATTCTTGCAAGCACGTAACTACCCTACTTGTGTCATGAATGTGACATTGAAGAAAGCCTCTTCTCTTAGAATGCAAGATGCTCTTGAATCGCGTAATAACAAAAAATACGGATAAAGTCATTCCTTCTGTATGTACTTTCAACCCATCTTTGCCAAATATTGGTAAACTGATAAACCATCACTAGAATAGAATATTCTTAAGTATTCTCAACATGAGAGTGGACTATAAACCTATTTTTGCTTACAAAAGACCCAAGAATATTCAAGATGTTCATTCTAAATtgaacaagaaatacagactggtagTGTATGTTACTGTTACAGACGTTGCTGAACCCAATGTTttggaggtaggttaccttaatatttgtatgtgcgcatgtccaaccggaaggtaacgtgacgatttacgacgacgtttacgacatactaaatgtgtttgtatatccattcttctgaaaataaatcatgaacctgtctccgaacTGAtgttttatggtttaataatgcaggaataatgaataaattgccgcagaaacgtttcaaaacaatgttgcctttaaatgacgtcattgacgttaaagacgttacgtgtcagttaccgcgcaaaatcaatagcttttattttgaaagtacgtaattctgtgcattttcctTACTTGAACTATTtccaaacagccattatttgttgaaatatttttatgagtcttttgctctgaatattaatcaatattttgcttcttttatgtagttatattgaaatgttatgcgcaATGAAAGAAAAtcgatgatggtaaccaatgttattcggaatatagttgggtgataggttacttgttacggccattttcaaaacaaaggcTGGCAGTTTGATctgtaatacatatttttcagtttccgttgataatttgttatttatatagtaaaattaagctctaaaattgttcaaatttcagtagaaatttGTGGTTTCATGACTTGAATTGatattaccatggaaacgaagcccgtgacctatatatctaaatgtaaaattcaaaagcgttgacactggtctatctaAGGAACATAGatttggctttttattttcatttcaacagtatctatgagaataatagcagcatgctgaacgatttttccatgaaaaatgcaaaacaaagggtactgttgtaagtattttaagcagtgaaatttgtttgaataaatgcagaaaacacgaaaatataatttacgttagaaataatatgttttaaagctacatttaacaaaaaagataattttattcaatattttttataagaaattatgacaaaaagcaaaatatacgctattttaaacatctctgttgccatggttactttaaactttaagaaaaatagggtaccatctAAAGTGCTTGGtgttttgctaataatattacccaaatattccatgttggtcattaagaaaatggcactgaagccgttgaaaaccccgtttttatacatagttatttaaacaatgagagaaaatgcgttaccatggaaacacgagccccgcgacattattatgcagacttctacggaaaACCATGAAACTGAAATACCCTGAAATGTGTTTAATATCCGtatttccttcttctttcaatataaaatacctttgaagggtctggataaaaattgtacttgaagggacagagataaacgaaattgagattgtagcagttaaaacattaaattacacgaaatacagaaCATTGTTGCGGTTCTACTAATTTGattttaccctggtaacaaggtaacctacctccttaaaatatAAGTGAATCCAATTCATTTTCCAGTACTACCAGTTCATCTTGTTATAATGTAAGGTATGATCTATCATACAATTCAACTGATGTTATATACTtcataacatgtaataaatgtttgaaacagtaTTTTGGACAAACACATCAacaatgttcacaaagaatggATAGTCATATTATGCatagatttgaaataaatcattatcCAGAAGCAACAACTTAATGCCTCCGaacattttaattcattttaaatctaAAACATACTATTCAGGATTTCTGTTTTATGTCTATAGAGAAAGTATCTACTATATCTATCTAATACCGTATTGAAACGTAAAGAAACGTTTTGTGAAACAGTATATTATTTTCAGCCAATTAAAGGTATATATGTATTCATTTCTGTCCAGTTCCGCTGATTTTTTATTTGAAGatttataaatttacaacttttattgATTCTTTAAGTAGGTCTACTTGTTTCTATTTGTAAATTTCTGAACACATTatttttctgttgggtttaacgtcgcaccaacaaaattataggtcatatggcgactttcaagcttttcctggtggagaaagaccccaggtgccccttcgtaattatttcatcatgggagtagaaccaccgaccttccgtaagccttctggatggcttcttcacatgaagaattcaacgcccctagtgatcgcggcttgaacccacatcggtgaagggcaagtgaatcgaagccagcgaccttaaccactcgaccaagTAGGTTCCTCTCTATGCAGAATCAACAGCTGAGAAAGGTGACCTCATCGTAacaaaaacaaacgaacaaataaaaacaacaaaacccagaaaaaaaacaataatcaaattatcatttttacCGCGGAGCCTGAAACTTTGAAGAAGATAGTTACCCAGTCACTTTACAGTTTTAATCTTGTTTCATATCATTGATTTGTACACCGTTTAAATCTTCCTGATTGATGTTATTTTGAAGATAGCACAGTCGATGTtgaatatcttaagtaaatatttGCCTACCTTTATCtttagttattttgttttttgcacGTTCAATAATAGTTGTTCAACAGCTATGTATATGGAAAACTAAAGAAGTGTTCGCTTTTGAAAGCGTAAACATGGCGGAAGGAGGACAATTGTCACAAAGTGTGCTCGGCGCTTCAGAGGAAATATATGATTACAACTGCTCGCCGTGCAAAAAATCTGGAGTATATAAGGAAGCACATAAATACTGTAATAGTTGTAAACTATATTACTGTAAGAAATGTCTCGGCGAACACAACAAATTTCCGGCTTTAAGAGGACACCTGATAAAAGATGTGACCTCTCAACCGAAACAGACTGCTCAAACTGGGTCATCAGGTGTATCCACGCCAGCAACACCAACTGAACCGTGTGAAGACCAtcctgaagaaataataaaaatgtactgTGGTGAACATGATGTTGTCTGCTGCACTGTTTGTATAGCACTTGATCACAGGTATCTTAACATCTGATTTTTCCTGTTGTCTGTATTCCCTAAACAGTGGTCTAAATATAAATGGACATATAATTTTACATATTCGATAACAACATTTGGAAAATATCATGTTGTATAAAGAACGATGCTTGCAACTTAAGATTGTTAAACTTAAGTgtgatatgttgttttaaaagactaTTAATACAGTCAGTTTAAGACCTTAATTTATTACATTAAAACACATATACGAGagaaataataatagaaatgttttataaCCTCAGAGAGAGACTATCTTAATTTGGTTTCTTAAAATGGTTTACCATACTCCACTTCTTTGGATGTCGTACTtgctttaaacaatgaaaataagCAATTGCTATCGCACCCTTTTTATGACATACGGTTTACGACTTTGTTTGCTTTTATTACTATTTGAAATTACTATTTTCGATTTTAGAACACGATTTGAAAGAATTCTAGAAACAAAATGTGCTTTTAATTTAAGATTATTTAGCTTGTACTTATAAGTGTTCATTCATGTTATGATAAATGAAGATAGGGATTTCAAAGTTATACTTTAGTTTTAACGTAGATACAGTTTAAAAACTATAACGCTTTCTCAGTGGGgtgatataaattcatttcataaatttggtataatactTAACTGGTAAACTATATCTTAATCGAATTATTAGTATGTGTAATAACATTTGACCTTGACGTCgtttaaaatatgaaagaatTTTCGATGTTTCAACAAAAGAACTACAGTGTGATAACATGATATTACATTCGTACCTTTTTACATTAATGTTTATTCACCCGTTGTACAACAATGATAAAATGCTCAACAGAGCCTTGCGttttatcatttgtttcaaaAGACACCAATGTACCATTTCAAATTAACACATGCTGTGTTACCTTTATTCTCCGTAAATGTGATGCCCTTTTATACTCGAATTTTAAGCaggttttttaaattatatattgacAGACATACTAATTACATGTATATCGTTTGTTGTGCCTTTCTTATAGAAAAAGCGATAAATATTAGATCAGTTTGAACATTTGGGTGTTTGCGATATGAAGCATTGTCAACATTAATTTTCTACTTTTgcgtttttgtttcaaaaacatatctCTTTTaggtttgttgtaggatcatgtttatacttttgaaacgatttctttttgtcaaatttgtCTGCAGACGGTCGCATCCTTATCATGTATATCTTAAATCAGCTTGAACCCATCTTTGGACCATTATGATACTTTCTCTGATTTGCTAGTCCAAATTTCGGAGACTGACCTAGACAATACTTTTCTTTTGACGAGCAGTTTTGTTTTATACTACATATCATGGCCGTTTTGTAATATATTACCTTTAGAGACTGCAAAGACGTTCACTACATTCTAAAGCTGGCTAAAGATGTCAAAACAAGCCAAGAATACAACGACTTCGCGGATGAGGTGATAACGATCAAAACCGTGTACGAGGACACTCAACAGTCTATCCAAGATGAAATAAAGACAATTAGTAACGTAAAAACTGAAATTATCAGAGAAATAAAAGAGTATAAGAGAGAGTTAGTTTCAAGAATAGAAGAACTGGAGAGTAGGTCGCTTGAGAAAGTGAATGAAAGATATCAGCAAATAATAGAAAGATTGAATGCAACTGCAAGTCATGTAAGTGATTTATTAGATAAGGTAACACATATTGTGCGAGAGATAGATAATGTGGGTGAAACACAACTGTTTGTTCAAATGAAGAGAATGAGTCCAATGAGAGACGAAAAAAGAAAGATTGACAAAAATCTTCAAACGTTTGAAGGACTTAGTTTTTCGTTGGACAACAGTATTAGAAATACCATCGAACATGTCGACAGTCTTGCTATTGCAAAAGTACCTGTCAAAATTCTTTCGAAGAAAGAGTATGGTATTATCTTTGATGATGACGAATACAGAAGGAACAATGTACGTGATATGTGTATATTGGATGACGACATCTTGGTTTTGACATGTAACGACAGACTGAAACGTTTAAAtagatcatttaaaaaaatgtctaatATATCGGTCCCAGGGGAATTGAATGGGATATGTAAAACTTCAAGACCAAAAGAATTAGCTATTACAATACGAGATAAGCAAACAATACAGTTTGCTCAGTACACTGCTAACAATATGTCACTGACAAAATCGTTCACAGTAGGCGTTCCATGCAAAGGTATTTGCTGTAGAGATAATTACCTGTTCGTCGCTTGTGGCGGAGGCGGCAACGACAATGTCCAAGGTCATTTAAGACAGTATGATATGAAATGTAACCTTATCTGCACAATTGACACTGACAATGCCGGCCGACGAATCTTCACATCTCCCCGCCTAATGACTCTTGATTCAAGcacaaaaaacatatatatagcaGACAGACACAACGGAATAATTGTTCTTGACAGGAATGGAAAGATAGAAAGGCATTTGTATAATTCTTTTCTGAAAAATGGATTCGGTATCTGTATTACAACTCGGAATAAGATTCTTATTTCCAGCCTTGATTCCTTTAGTATACATCAATATGATGAAAATGTCAGGTATGTAGGAAGTGTCTTGAACCTTACGAATAAAATGCTTGAACCTGAAGGCATACTACTTGATGAATCAAAGAAACGGTTAATTGTTGGCATGGGCGTGCACAATAAAATATACGTTTATGAAGTTGAATGTTAAACGAGACTGCACATATGTAAAGAAAAAGACGAAATCCATGTACCTGCACCGGATACTCGTCTCTttgtgtatatgtatgttttcaaTAGGTTGCTACCAGAAACATGTTAATTCATATCAAGTTGCATATAAATACATCCTGTTTTTAGTAGTTTGGacatatattgtttacaaataatatgcaaagtcGTAAATGTGTAATAAGGTGTTGATATTCGACCattgacaaaaatattcaaacttttgaagGACTTAGTTTTTCGTTGTGCAACAGTATTTGAAATTCCATCGACCATGTTTACGGACTTGCTATCGCAAACGTACCTCTAAAAATTCTTTTAAGAAAGAGAATGTTATTATGTTCGATGATTACGAATAAAACAAGTACTATGTATGTGATAATTATTTAATACGTGTATCTGGAATGATGACACCTTGGTTATGACATGCACCGACATACTGAAACGTTTTAGCAGGTGATTTAAACAAATAGCTAACACATCGTCCCAGGGGAATCATGAGGAACATGTAAAACTTCAAGATCTTAAGAATTAACTATTGCAATTTGAGACAAGCAAACAATACAGTTTGCTCAGTACACTATTGGAACTATGTCACTGACAACATCGTTCACAGATGGCGTTCCATGCAAAGGTATTTACTGTAGAGGTGACTTCATCTTCGTCACCTGTGGCGGAGGCTTAAATGACAATGTCCAACGTCATTTAAGACAGTATGATATGAAAGGTAAACTTATCTGCACAATTGACATTGACAATGCCGGCCGACGAATCTTCACTTTCCCCCGTCTAATGACTCTTGATTCAAGCacaaataacatatatatagCAGACAGACACAATGGAATAACTGTTATTGACAGGAATGGACAGATAAAAAGCCATTTGTATGATTCTTTTCTGAAAAATGGATTAGGTATTTGTCTTAAAACTAGGAATAATATTCCTGTGTCCGTTGGTCATTCCTATAGTATACATAAATATGATGAGAATTTCAGGTATGTAGGAACAATCTTGAACTTTACGGATAAAATGGTCAAACATACAGACATACTAGATGATGAATCAAAGAAACGGTTAATTGTTGGCACGGAAATGCacaaaaaaatatacgtttttaaagttgaatgttaaaagagactgtatatattttaaacgGTACTTTGGtcagatatttgtttgtttgtgtattttttcGATAGGTTGCTGTCAGAAAGTATTCTTGCTGAGAGTCATTTGATTCAAACAGTTGTGTGACGTTTGTTCTGAGAGTACCAGTAAATTGATCCAATCACTTTTATGATTTTCATACTGAAAGAAAATTGATTCAGTAAGTTGTTTGACATTCTACTTGAGAGTACATTCATTCAATCAGTTGTATGGCTTTCTTAATAGCGTAAATTGACTAAATCAATTGTATAACTTTCTAAATGAAAGGAAGGTTATTTAATACGTTGCATGACGTTATAACTGAGAGTGAatcaatttgattatttgtttgaCTTTCCAAGTaattcttctgaaaataaatttattcaataagTTTTATCACTTTCGTACTGAGAGTAAATTGTGTGAATGAGTTGTATGACTTTCGCACTGAGAGTTAAACGATTCAGTCAGTTGTATGACTTCCTTACTTTGTGTAAATTGATTCAAAGCAGTTGTTTGAATTTCTTAATGGAGTAAATAGATTAAATCAGTCGTATTACTTTCTAACTAAGAACATTGTTATCCAATAAGTTATATGACGTTATTACTGAGAGTAAATTGATTAAGTTATTTGTATGACTTTCTTAATGATACAGTTGAGAGTAAATTTAttgaatcattttattatattcttAGTAATGCGAATAAA from Mercenaria mercenaria strain notata chromosome 2, MADL_Memer_1, whole genome shotgun sequence carries:
- the LOC128555097 gene encoding uncharacterized protein LOC128555097 encodes the protein MAEGGQLSQSVLGASEEIYDYNCSPCKKSGVYKEAHKYCNSCKLYYCKKCLGEHNKFPALRGHLIKDVTSQPKQTAQTGSSGVSTPATPTEPCEDHPEEIIKMYCGEHDVVCCTVCIALDHRDCKDVHYILKLAKDVKTSQEYNDFADEVITIKTVYEDTQQSIQDEIKTISNVKTEIIREIKEYKRELVSRIEELESRSLEKVNERYQQIIERLNATASHVSDLLDKVTHIVREIDNVGETQLFVQMKRMSPMRDEKRKIDKNLQTFEGLSFSLDNSIRNTIEHVDSLAIAKVPVKILSKKEYGIIFDDDEYRRNNVRDMCILDDDILVLTCNDRLKRLNRSFKKMSNISVPGELNGICKTSRPKELAITIRDKQTIQFAQYTANNMSLTKSFTVGVPCKGICCRDNYLFVACGGGGNDNVQGHLRQYDMKCNLICTIDTDNAGRRIFTSPRLMTLDSSTKNIYIADRHNGIIVLDRNGKIERHLYNSFLKNGFGICITTRNKILISSLDSFSIHQYDENVRYVGSVLNLTNKMLEPEGILLDESKKRLIVGMGVHNKIYVYEVEC